TTTAAAATGGTTGTCATCGAACCGAAGAGCTTTGATGAATGCCCGAAACTGGTGGATAATTTGAAGGCCAAGAAACCTGTGATCATCAATTTGGAAAAGGTTGAGACCGATAGTGCAAGAAAGATATTCGACTTCCTGAGCGGAGCTACATATGCCTTGAACGGAAATGTTCAAAAGGTTGCCAACAATATATTTATTTTTGCACCCGAGAATGTGGATGTGACCGCAAATATCGATCACAAAGGCATCGATTTCAGCGGTTCCCCCAAGAATGTTTGGAGATAATGTATGATTTATGTTTTGATTAACGCCATTAACACTTTCTTTCAGATCCTTGTGTATCTGATTATTGGAAGAGCGATTCTCAGCTGGTTTGTAAGAGCTCCATATGGGAATCTATACCGAATTTACGCTGCTATCATGCAGATCACAGAGCCCATGCTGGCTCCGTGCAGAAATTTGCTTGGAAGATTCGGACTGAATACCATGATTGACTTTTCACCGATTCTGGCGATTATTGGGCTGACCGCAATCAACAATCT
This genomic window from Clostridiales bacterium contains:
- a CDS encoding cell division protein SepF, producing the protein MDPRGSYMSARSDLKEAKEIKDTRVLPMQNKSTPQGTAQFKMVVIEPKSFDECPKLVDNLKAKKPVIINLEKVETDSARKIFDFLSGATYALNGNVQKVANNIFIFAPENVDVTANIDHKGIDFSGSPKNVWR
- a CDS encoding YggT family protein; translated protein: MIYVLINAINTFFQILVYLIIGRAILSWFVRAPYGNLYRIYAAIMQITEPMLAPCRNLLGRFGLNTMIDFSPILAIIGLTAINNLVIRLLIMIF